Genomic segment of Syntrophorhabdaceae bacterium:
GTCCCTCTTTTTCTGGTAATCGTCGATGCTGACGGAGGTTCTCTGGAATTTCCCGACGGCTCTCTGGAAAAGCGCCGGCGCATTGACAAAGCCGAGGGCCCTCATAGAGATCATAAGCGCCGAAACCATGAGTTCGTATCCCTTGATGCGGGGGGAGATGGCGATATAACCTATACGCTCCCCGGGGAGGGCAAGGTCTTTCGAGTGGGACGTGACGGCCATGACAAGATCGTACAGCTTGAACAGGTTTGGCAGTTTTGCGCCGTTATATACTATTTTCCGGTATGCATCGTCGGCGACGATATATATCTCCTGGCCCTCCTTTCTCTTCTGCCTGAGGAGCCCGGCAAGATCCTTCAGGCCCTTTTCGTTATAGACGGCACCCGTGGGGTTATTGGGGCTGTTGAGGAGGACGACCTTTGTCTTTTTGGTGATTGCCCGTTCTATCCTGTCGATGTCGAGTTGGAAATCTTCCTTTGACATCACCAGTTTCATGATGCCGCCGTAATTTTCTATATAGTTTTTAAATTCCCAGAAGAACGGAGACGGCACGATCACCTCATCGCCCCTGTTGAGCATGCTTTTCAGAAGTATATTAAGCCCGCCGGCGCAGCCCGTTGTCATGAAAACCTGGGAAGGGTTGAAAGGAAGTCCATAAAGCTCACGGAGGTATTCCGCTATCTCACTTCTTACCTCTTCGTAGCCGCTGTTCGTCATGTACCTGTGCATTCCCTTCCGGGGATGCAGGAGCGTCTCTGCAAGTGTTTTCTGAAGGTCTTTCGGCGGCTCAATATCAGGATTGCCGAGGGAGAAGTCGTAGACGTTGTCTTCTCCGTATTGTTTTTTGATCTTGATCCCCTCTTCGAACATTCTGCGGGTCCAGCCTTCCTGGTCTGCAATCAGCTTGTGTAATTTTTTAGAAATAATCATATGTCCTCCTGACAATAAAAAAGCCATGGGT
This window contains:
- a CDS encoding pyridoxal phosphate-dependent aminotransferase codes for the protein MIISKKLHKLIADQEGWTRRMFEEGIKIKKQYGEDNVYDFSLGNPDIEPPKDLQKTLAETLLHPRKGMHRYMTNSGYEEVRSEIAEYLRELYGLPFNPSQVFMTTGCAGGLNILLKSMLNRGDEVIVPSPFFWEFKNYIENYGGIMKLVMSKEDFQLDIDRIERAITKKTKVVLLNSPNNPTGAVYNEKGLKDLAGLLRQKRKEGQEIYIVADDAYRKIVYNGAKLPNLFKLYDLVMAVTSHSKDLALPGERIGYIAISPRIKGYELMVSALMISMRALGFVNAPALFQRAVGKFQRTSVSIDDYQKKRDTLYEILMEAGFECVKPMGAFYMFPKSPVPDELEFVRTLQQEERIMVVPGRGFGKKGYFRIAYCVPLATILKSRDGFIRIGKKFIKR